One Streptomyces lincolnensis genomic region harbors:
- a CDS encoding 3-hydroxybutyryl-CoA dehydrogenase: MTGIPAGDIARVGVVGCGQMGAGIAEVCARAGLDVKVAETTGEALEIGRTRLFNSLSKAAGRGKISAEELEATQARLGFTTDLGEFADRDLVIEAVVENEQVKTEIFQVLDQVVTRPDAILASNTSSIPLVKLAVATSRPDHVIGIHFFNPAPVQQLVELIPALTTSEGTLSRAQSFAEKLLGKHAIRAQDRSGFVVNALLIPYLLSAIRMFESGIASREDIDNGMEMGCAHPMGPLKLSDLIGLDTVASVAYSMYEEYKEPLYAAPPLLQRMVDAGRLGRKSGSGFYTYD; encoded by the coding sequence GTGACAGGCATCCCAGCGGGAGACATCGCTCGGGTCGGAGTCGTGGGCTGCGGTCAGATGGGAGCGGGCATCGCCGAGGTGTGCGCCCGCGCCGGTCTGGACGTGAAGGTCGCCGAGACCACCGGCGAGGCCCTGGAGATCGGCCGGACCCGGCTGTTCAACTCCCTGTCCAAGGCGGCCGGGCGCGGCAAGATCTCCGCGGAGGAGCTGGAGGCCACCCAGGCGAGGCTCGGTTTCACCACGGATCTCGGCGAGTTCGCCGACCGCGATCTGGTGATCGAGGCCGTCGTCGAGAACGAGCAGGTCAAGACGGAGATCTTCCAGGTCCTCGACCAGGTCGTGACCCGGCCGGACGCGATCCTCGCCTCCAACACCTCCTCGATCCCGCTGGTGAAGCTGGCCGTCGCCACCTCGCGGCCCGACCACGTCATCGGCATCCACTTCTTCAACCCGGCCCCCGTGCAGCAGCTCGTCGAGCTGATCCCGGCGCTGACCACCTCCGAGGGCACGCTCAGCCGGGCCCAGTCCTTCGCCGAGAAGCTGCTCGGCAAGCACGCGATCCGCGCCCAGGACCGTTCCGGTTTCGTGGTGAACGCGCTACTGATCCCGTATCTCCTCTCCGCGATCCGGATGTTCGAGTCCGGCATCGCCAGCCGTGAGGACATCGACAACGGCATGGAGATGGGCTGCGCCCACCCGATGGGCCCGCTGAAGCTGTCCGACCTGATCGGCCTGGACACGGTCGCCTCGGTCGCGTACTCGATGTACGAGGAGTACAAGGAGCCGCTGTACGCCGCTCCCCCGCTGCTCCAGCGCATGGTCGACGCGGGCCGCCTCGGCCGGAAGTCCGGCTCCGGTTTCTACACCTACGACTGA
- a CDS encoding NUDIX hydrolase, with protein MQWTKQNEQTVYENRWFTVNLADVELPDGRHLDHFLIRLRPVAVATVVNAANEVLLLWRHRFITDSWGWELAAGVVEDGEDIAVAAARELEEETGWRPGPLRHLMSVEPSNGLTDARHHIYWADEGEYVGHPVDDFESDRREWVSLKLVPDMVARGEVPAANMAAALLLLHHLRLGQDT; from the coding sequence GTGCAGTGGACGAAACAGAACGAACAAACTGTGTATGAAAACCGCTGGTTCACGGTCAACCTGGCAGATGTGGAACTGCCGGACGGCCGGCATCTGGACCACTTCCTGATACGCCTGAGGCCCGTCGCCGTGGCCACGGTGGTGAACGCGGCCAACGAGGTCCTCCTCCTGTGGCGCCATCGCTTCATCACCGACAGCTGGGGATGGGAACTCGCGGCGGGCGTGGTCGAGGACGGAGAGGACATCGCCGTGGCGGCCGCCAGGGAACTGGAGGAGGAGACCGGCTGGCGGCCGGGGCCCTTGCGCCACCTGATGAGCGTGGAGCCGTCCAACGGCCTCACCGACGCCAGGCACCACATCTACTGGGCCGACGAGGGCGAGTACGTCGGGCACCCCGTGGACGACTTCGAGTCCGACCGCCGGGAATGGGTCTCCCTCAAACTCGTTCCCGACATGGTCGCCCGTGGGGAGGTCCCGGCCGCCAACATGGCGGCCGCGTTACTCCTGTTGCACCATCTGAGGCTCGGACAGGACACTTAG
- a CDS encoding transcriptional regulator, translating into MQPNTLLDAILDEAGVSHAGLAAHVNQAGRARGLALRYEHTAVARWLKGQRPRGQVPDLICEVLATRLQRPVTLDDIGLGVPGEPSAPHGTSLSGFVERATALWRSDEQQRPHILGAPAVTGTPAVMPVWEWENPPEDVDVSRGGRHRVTPADIEMLRAARTHYEQMYRKTGGVATRSRIVGFLNAEAAPLLRGSYTDATGRQLHRATGGLVAVAGICAYDSDAHGLAQRYFHQALRLAKASGDRGLGAYVIALLVNQALFMREYRQAVAFAEAALRAAGKHITPALASDLYAMQAKAYAHLGDGTSALSCIRRAEQAAERIRRGYEPDETGYVQPGLVNVQVAEALLSLGELAAAAEHAAAAVDNPAHDRGRVHRLAMLSTIALRQGNADKAVATAVQMAEQARGMESQRLRDRLRAVREHLVRSGCAGTAEAAELIDGALRVPL; encoded by the coding sequence ATGCAGCCCAACACTCTGCTCGACGCGATTCTGGACGAGGCGGGTGTCTCGCACGCGGGACTCGCCGCCCATGTGAACCAGGCGGGCCGGGCCCGCGGACTCGCTCTCAGGTACGAACACACGGCTGTGGCACGGTGGTTGAAGGGCCAGCGGCCGCGGGGCCAGGTGCCCGACCTGATCTGCGAGGTGCTCGCCACCCGGCTGCAACGGCCCGTCACCCTCGACGACATCGGCCTCGGCGTCCCCGGTGAGCCGTCCGCCCCGCACGGCACCTCGCTGTCGGGTTTCGTGGAGCGGGCCACCGCGCTGTGGCGCTCCGACGAGCAGCAGCGCCCGCACATCCTGGGCGCCCCGGCGGTGACCGGTACGCCCGCCGTGATGCCGGTGTGGGAGTGGGAGAACCCGCCCGAGGACGTGGACGTCTCACGCGGCGGCCGGCACCGGGTGACCCCCGCCGACATCGAGATGCTGCGCGCGGCCCGTACCCACTACGAGCAGATGTACCGCAAGACCGGTGGCGTGGCGACCCGCTCCCGGATCGTCGGCTTCCTCAACGCCGAGGCGGCCCCGCTGCTGCGCGGCAGCTACACCGACGCCACCGGCCGCCAACTCCACCGGGCGACGGGCGGTCTGGTGGCCGTGGCGGGCATCTGCGCCTACGACTCCGACGCGCACGGTCTGGCCCAGCGCTACTTCCACCAGGCGCTGCGGCTCGCGAAGGCCAGCGGCGACCGGGGACTCGGCGCGTACGTGATCGCGCTGCTGGTCAACCAGGCGCTGTTCATGCGGGAGTACCGGCAGGCCGTCGCCTTCGCGGAGGCCGCGCTGCGTGCCGCCGGCAAGCACATCACACCGGCGCTCGCCTCCGACCTGTACGCGATGCAGGCGAAGGCGTACGCGCACCTCGGTGACGGCACGAGCGCGCTGTCCTGCATCCGGCGGGCCGAGCAGGCCGCCGAACGCATCCGCCGCGGATACGAGCCCGACGAGACGGGCTATGTCCAGCCCGGACTGGTCAACGTCCAGGTGGCGGAGGCCCTCCTCAGCCTCGGAGAACTGGCCGCGGCGGCGGAGCATGCCGCGGCGGCGGTCGACAATCCCGCCCACGACCGGGGCCGGGTGCACCGGCTGGCCATGCTCAGCACGATCGCGCTGCGCCAGGGCAACGCCGACAAGGCGGTGGCCACCGCGGTGCAGATGGCCGAACAGGCGCGTGGAATGGAGTCCCAGCGGCTGCGCGACAGACTCCGGGCGGTGCGTGAGCACCTGGTGCGCAGCGGTTGCGCGGGTACGGCCGAGGCGGCCGAACTGATCGACGGCGCGCTGCGCGTACCGCTGTAG